Proteins encoded together in one Rhizobacter sp. J219 window:
- a CDS encoding ABC transporter ATP-binding protein, giving the protein MSILLNVNGIEVIYNHVILVLKGVSLQVPEGKVVALLGGNGAGKTTTLRAVSNLLAGERGDVTKGSIELRGERIEKLSTAEMVNRGVVQVMEGRHCFAHLTIEENLLTGAYTRKDGKAAVAQTLEKVYTYFPRLKLRRGSQAAYTSGGEQQMCAIGRALMANPKMVLLDEPSMGLAPQIVSEVFEIVKDLNTKERVTFLLAEQNTNIALKYSDYGYILENGRVVMDGEAKALRENEDVKEFYLGTGGSKDDSARKSFRDVKSYKRRKRWLA; this is encoded by the coding sequence ATGAGCATCCTTTTGAATGTGAACGGCATCGAGGTCATCTACAACCACGTCATCCTGGTTCTGAAGGGCGTGTCGCTTCAGGTCCCGGAAGGCAAGGTGGTGGCGCTGCTCGGCGGCAACGGCGCGGGCAAGACCACCACGCTGCGCGCGGTCAGCAACCTGCTGGCCGGCGAGCGGGGTGACGTGACCAAGGGGAGCATCGAGCTGCGCGGCGAGCGCATCGAGAAGCTCTCCACTGCCGAGATGGTGAACCGCGGCGTGGTGCAGGTGATGGAAGGCCGGCACTGCTTCGCCCACCTCACCATCGAGGAGAACCTGCTCACCGGCGCCTACACCCGCAAGGATGGCAAGGCCGCGGTGGCGCAGACGCTGGAGAAGGTCTACACCTACTTCCCGCGCTTGAAGCTGCGGCGCGGCTCGCAGGCGGCGTACACCTCGGGGGGCGAGCAGCAGATGTGCGCCATCGGCCGCGCGCTGATGGCCAACCCGAAGATGGTGCTGCTCGACGAGCCCTCGATGGGGCTCGCACCGCAGATCGTGAGCGAGGTGTTCGAGATCGTGAAGGACCTCAACACGAAGGAGCGCGTGACCTTCCTGCTCGCCGAGCAGAACACCAACATCGCGCTGAAGTATTCGGACTACGGCTACATCCTCGAGAACGGGCGTGTGGTGATGGACGGCGAAGCGAAGGCCTTGCGCGAGAACGAGGACGTGAAGGAGTTCTACCTCGGCACCGGCGGCTCGAAGGACGACAGCGCCCGCAAGAGCTTCCGCGACGTGAAGAGCTACAAGCGGCGCAAGAGGTGGCTGGCGTGA
- a CDS encoding ABC transporter substrate-binding protein: MTTLKTLALTAAALAAALASTLPAPAHAQAKEQFFPVLVYRTGAYAPNGVPFANGYVDYLKYVNAKGGINGVKVTYEECETGYATDKGVECYERLKGKNATVFQPLSTGITFALTEKAPGDKIPLITAGYGRSESTDGMVFKWNFPLTGTYWDAADVLVQHVAKKEGGMDKLRGKKIALVYHDSPFGKEPIALLQERSKMNGFELSLLPVAHPGVEQKATWLQIRQSRPDYIFLWGWGVMNSTALKEAVATGYPREKMYGVWWAGAEPDVRDVGDGAKGYNALALQHGAEPNAKITQDILKDVHGKGQGTGPKEEVGQVLYMRGLVAAMLAVEGVKRAQERFGKGKVMTGEQARWGYENLALDQKKLDALGFAGVMRPISTSCADHRGAVWARLHTWDGKKWNFSSDWYEADQSIIKPMIKQAADKYASEKKLTRRTPQDCQS; encoded by the coding sequence ATGACGACGCTCAAGACCCTTGCCCTCACCGCCGCCGCCCTGGCCGCGGCCTTGGCCAGCACGCTGCCCGCCCCCGCGCACGCGCAGGCCAAGGAGCAGTTCTTCCCCGTGCTGGTCTACCGCACCGGCGCCTATGCACCCAACGGCGTGCCCTTCGCCAACGGCTACGTCGACTACCTGAAATACGTCAACGCCAAAGGCGGCATCAACGGCGTGAAGGTCACCTACGAAGAGTGCGAAACCGGCTACGCCACCGACAAGGGCGTGGAGTGCTACGAGCGCCTGAAGGGCAAGAACGCCACAGTGTTCCAGCCGCTGTCCACCGGCATCACCTTCGCCCTTACCGAGAAGGCGCCGGGCGACAAGATCCCGCTCATCACCGCAGGCTACGGCCGCAGCGAGAGTACCGACGGCATGGTGTTCAAGTGGAACTTCCCGCTCACCGGCACCTACTGGGACGCGGCCGACGTGCTGGTGCAGCACGTGGCCAAGAAGGAAGGTGGCATGGACAAGCTGAGGGGCAAGAAGATCGCCCTCGTCTACCACGACAGCCCCTTCGGCAAGGAGCCGATCGCCCTGCTGCAGGAGCGCTCGAAGATGAACGGCTTCGAGCTGAGCCTCTTGCCCGTGGCCCACCCCGGCGTCGAGCAGAAGGCCACCTGGCTGCAGATCCGCCAGAGCCGGCCCGACTACATCTTCCTCTGGGGCTGGGGGGTGATGAACTCCACCGCGCTCAAGGAAGCAGTGGCCACCGGCTACCCGCGCGAGAAGATGTACGGCGTGTGGTGGGCCGGTGCCGAACCCGACGTGCGTGACGTGGGCGACGGTGCGAAGGGCTACAACGCACTCGCCCTGCAGCACGGTGCCGAACCCAACGCGAAGATCACGCAAGACATCCTGAAGGACGTGCATGGCAAGGGCCAAGGCACCGGGCCGAAGGAGGAAGTGGGCCAGGTGCTCTACATGCGTGGCCTGGTGGCGGCGATGCTCGCCGTCGAAGGCGTGAAGCGCGCACAGGAGCGCTTCGGCAAGGGCAAGGTGATGACCGGCGAGCAGGCACGCTGGGGTTATGAAAACCTCGCCCTCGACCAGAAGAAGCTCGACGCGCTGGGCTTCGCCGGTGTGATGCGTCCCATCAGCACCAGCTGCGCGGACCACCGTGGCGCGGTGTGGGCCCGCCTGCACACCTGGGACGGCAAGAAGTGGAACTTCAGCTCCGACTGGTACGAGGCCGACCAGTCCATCATCAAGCCGATGATCAAGCAGGCGGCCGACAAGTACGCGAGCGAGAAGAAGCTCACCCGCCGCACGCCGCAGGACTGCCAGTCATGA
- a CDS encoding branched-chain amino acid ABC transporter permease, with product MLYRENGQFKTSYRADQQVFPILQDRVAIWGLILLAIVAVPMVAPEYLFRAILIPFLILSLAALGLNILVGYCGQISLGTGGFMAVGAYAAYNFFVRIDGMPVVVAILMGGVCATVVGVLFGIPSLRIKGLYLAVATLAAQFFTDWAFLRIKWFTNNSSSGSVNVAGLNVLGFPIETPAQKYLFCLAFVIVFAVIAKNLVRSHIGRSWMAMRDMDVAAAVIGIRPVYAKLTAFAVSSFFVGVAGALWGFVHLGSWEPAAFNIDRSFQLLFMVIIGGLGSIMGSFFGAAFIVILPIVLDNLTVALGFDTALAAHLTYMVFGALIVFFLIVEPHGLARLWSTAKEKLRLWPFPH from the coding sequence TCCTGCTCGCGATCGTCGCGGTGCCGATGGTGGCGCCCGAGTACCTCTTCCGCGCGATCCTGATCCCCTTCCTCATCCTCTCGCTCGCCGCGCTCGGCCTCAACATCCTCGTCGGCTACTGCGGGCAGATCTCGCTCGGCACCGGCGGCTTCATGGCGGTCGGCGCCTACGCGGCCTACAACTTCTTCGTGCGCATCGACGGCATGCCGGTGGTGGTGGCCATCCTGATGGGCGGCGTGTGCGCGACGGTGGTGGGCGTGCTCTTCGGCATCCCGTCGCTGCGCATCAAGGGGCTCTACCTTGCCGTGGCCACGCTCGCGGCGCAGTTCTTCACCGACTGGGCCTTCCTTCGCATCAAGTGGTTCACCAACAACTCGTCGTCGGGTTCGGTCAACGTGGCGGGGCTCAACGTGCTGGGCTTTCCGATCGAGACGCCGGCGCAGAAGTACCTCTTCTGCCTGGCCTTCGTGATCGTCTTCGCGGTGATCGCGAAGAACCTGGTGCGCAGCCACATCGGCCGCAGCTGGATGGCGATGCGCGACATGGACGTGGCCGCTGCCGTCATCGGCATCCGCCCCGTCTACGCGAAGCTCACCGCATTCGCGGTCAGCTCGTTCTTCGTGGGCGTGGCGGGCGCGCTGTGGGGTTTCGTGCACCTGGGCTCGTGGGAACCGGCGGCCTTCAACATCGACCGCTCGTTCCAGCTGCTCTTCATGGTGATCATCGGTGGCCTCGGCTCGATCATGGGCAGCTTCTTCGGCGCGGCCTTCATCGTGATCCTGCCCATCGTGCTCGACAACCTGACGGTGGCGCTCGGCTTCGACACCGCGCTCGCGGCGCACCTGACCTACATGGTCTTCGGTGCGCTGATCGTGTTCTTCCTGATCGTGGAGCCGCATGGCCTGGCCCGCCTGTGGTCGACCGCCAAAGAGAAGCTGCGACTCTGGCCCTTCCCACATTGA